The sequence below is a genomic window from Glycine max cultivar Williams 82 chromosome 20, Glycine_max_v4.0, whole genome shotgun sequence.
GCCAATTCTAGGAGTGAGACCTGCACCTCCAGGAGTTGCAGAAGGAGTCAGCATTGGATTTGGAGTCTGAATCTCTTTTTTCTTAGGAGTGACGCCATTAAAATCTGAAGGATGCAACTCCGGGTTCTCTCCTCCTAACAATGGTGTTTGAGACTCTCTCAGCCTGGCCAGATTTTCAGCTTCCATCATGATAGCATCACCTTTACCAGCCGGTGTTCTTTGAGGGGTTCGCAACGGAGTCATTCCTTGGCCAGGTGTCTGTGCATAATCAGCCAGAAGAGCCCGTGTTGCACCACTACCTTCAGCAAGTTCCTGACTTCCTGCAAGGTCACTAGCATAACCCAACTTGGCAATTTCATCCAATTCCTGATCTGAAATCTGAGGGGGTGGAAGCATCAATTTTGACCTCTTTCTTACTGTTTCTGGGTCATTCAGCTTGTTGGCATGCAATATGGCAGATGGGGCATCTTGCCTTtgtgcaattttattttttgcaatgTCCTGCTTTCTTAATTGTGCCTCAACATCAACCCTCCTTTTCCCTTCAAGTTCTTCAATTGTAGTAGGGAACTGGGGCTGTTCCACTGGTCTATCTTCATCTGTAACATCAAAAAACCCTGGAGGAGGCCTTTTTTCAAATGGAATTTCTGCATTGTAATCtattcctttcctttttctcttccgCTGCCTAATATCAATTCCAGCAGCCTtcaattctctcttcttttgtAAAGAAGCAAGCCTCCTGGCTTCCTCAAGCTGTTTCTCCCTAgctttcctttttgctttctttccttttgtgTTGGCCAACCGGGCTCGTGCTTCAGAAAGCATCTCCTTTTCATCTTCATCCATATCAACAGGATCTGGGCGTGCAGGTTTTGACTCAGGGTTTGGATCAATCTCCCCAGGACGCAATTTCCGAGGATCATCACCGGGCTCATAGTTCTCATCCTTCACACAGGCTGCATCAAGGAGCTTCTCGTACCGCTCAAGACACTGGGAAGGGGTACGGCCAACAATTGGAGCAATTGTCCTCCATTGAGTGGGCATAAGCTTAGCAAGATGAAGTAGCTTCTCATCCTCTTCTCTCGTCCACTCAGTCTACACACAAAAAGCATCAAATTGAAAAATCACTCATTAGCAAATAGATAGatagtaaaaactaaaaagtggaAGACAAACGCTGTGGATGGAAAAATGCATTAAAAAGCATAATGTTAGGTTGTAATTAATAACATAATGGCATCTTATTAGGTTGTCAGGTTAGGAGAATAAGATTAAGACCACTAAGCTAAATATCACAACAATTACTACCCATTTGGTACAGTCACGAAAAAGCATAAACTAGAATTAAAATTCTCTCTCAGCTTAAAACATAATACATAACAAAGAGTGGTACCTTTTTTATGGAGGGATCGAGCCACTCATACCAGCGAGCTTTGCATTGCTTGGCAGATTTGCGAACAAGGAGCGAAGAGATTCGAGCCCACTGGTTCTTACCATATTTCATAACAGCCGCTTTCAGGATTTCATCTTCGGTGTTTTTCCAAACACCGCCCTTAATCATAATCCTCATCTTCGCTTCAACTACAGACAGCAAcaaaacaattcaaacaaagatGATTAGATGTGAAAAATaggggaaaagaaaaataaagagaaatcagGGTTTAGGTTAGGGAGAATCAGAGACGCACCACAAATCAGAAACCACACTCACGCAATTAGGTTTTGAAGTAACGGATTTCGCgataaggaagaagaaggaTCCGTTCAGGTGAGTGAGAGTACAGAGCGAGCTTCGTCGTCTAAGGCGTGAGCCAGAGTCTACAGTGTCACTTTAGACCGTGATTGAAGACGATGTCTAGCGTGCCCAACTTAAACCCTTTGTTATCCATGTCCGTTGGATTACCAGATTTAAAGATATATTATATGACtgtcaatttttcttctttttagtttttttccttctttcccatTATACCCTTTAacctttttctcttccttccccTCTTCTTAATTGGAAAACTGATGGCTCCCACCCCCTTCAAACCCTCGCCACCCCTCCTCTTCGGGCACCGCCCTAACCCCAAACCTTCGTGGAGTCACCGAAACCACCACAAGAGCGACGCGAAGATGGAGACAATCACGTGCGTTAGAGGGTGAGTATCACTTCCATTACTATGTGCGACGTCGCATGCGAAGATCAGTTACAGATCTATGAACGAAAACCATGGGTGTCGGCGAGAAGAGCAACGCGAACGGAAATCATGGGTGGTGATCCCTTCGACTTCGACCCTAGCAACACAAATCTGGAGTTTCTTTCACTTTGTTTTTTCGGTTTTTGATTCAGATGCATCTTGACttgtttcatatatttttattgatttttggaTTGGTTTCTTAAATTTGTAGATCTGAGACTGGATATGAATCTTATCAATACTTGATTGAGAACTTATTTTCGTTTTGCATTCTCATGTTGATTATAGATCTATAATATGTAATATTTGTAGTTTGACCACATTTTCTATGTTCATATCAATGTGGGCTGGTTTTGTTGTCGATTTGAGAAAGAGACCGGGTTTGTGGTATCTAGATCTGAGTGAGGGAGAGTTTGTTGACGTTTGACATGTTTTCGTTGCCGCTACGGCGGGTTCACAGTGTTGGGTGGTAGTAGGTTTTCTGATACCTCTAGGTGGTTTTGCGTCGTCGTCGTTGTTGCAGTTCCATTTACTTCCCCATTGTCGTTGCCCTAGTTGGCTTCCTTCGATGTCGCCATTGTGGTGGTTACAGTGGTCTCGGTGTCGTTGGCTCTTGGTAGCGACAACGCGATGTGTGCTTGCTGTTGGTGATGGGAACCGAGGGACAAATTgggaaaatgattaaaaaaagaaaaaatttgacctttgatttaaaaaaataatacatccaATGGTTAAAAAAAGCTTTGGCATGGTGCTCTAGTTATTTTGCACCCTAGCCTTTGTCGTGATTGAAAAAATTGGATTTGGAACGGCGCCACATGTTCACTTTGAATGGGCCGGTTATATTAGGAATGGGCCCAACGTCAGTTGAGAGGTTTTTACTTCCTGCACCCCCAAACCCTCAAACAGTTAAAAATACCCCTCAACCCTAGCACCTCCTCTTCCCTGCCAGTGTTGCAGGTCACAGTCTCCGACGTCGCGATCGACTCCATGCCCCACCTCCTTCCCTCACCTGCAACAACAACGCTACACACAAATGAACAATGAGTTTAAAGCCCTGATCTGGAACCTCAAACAAAAACTACAGTAAAGGGATTCGGGATCGTCGCTTATTTCGCGAATCCCTTTTTGTCGTTGACGCCGTTCTGCATAAAATCAGAATGCGCAAATTATGTTCCTGAGTGAGAGAAAGAAGAGGCTTGAGTTTAAAGTGGTGGTCTTGCTTAGTTTGATTTCCTTGGAGATTGGGGGTGCACCTTATTCCGGAATATGAATATTATGTTCAGGAATAACTATTTTAGAATACGATTaccttcccaaaaaaaaaaaaaacattctgaAATAGGGGTGTATGGTTAGAGGAGTATTTTGGTCTGATGCATCTTAAATagacattaatataaagttagcatttaaatatatttttaggatagcttaaatttttaagaattcAAATCAAAgctccaaaaaataatatatagttaAACTTATTTCTATCCTACTAACAAGTATCTCTTGACTcttatattatatgaaaaattataagcacatataaaatgtaaaaaaataatttcaaaacacGTTTGTAGTCTTGCTTGAATAGATAGTATTCACAGCATTATGAGGCTAGTTCTTTCAacgagtttttcttttccttttgactTTGGGACACTTCTTAAGAGAAATAAgatattctatatatataaaagaggaataatatatatacaacttAAACCGATCACCCTCGACATCTATATCTTGACAAAGGAAGACGCAAGATACATTGTCTTACATTTTCATATTGTGATGAGTGATCATAAACATATTATGCCAAAATTCCATTTCTTCACTGATCTCACTGTGAGAATTATTGCCAATTATTTCTCCTGAAATATTAGAAGAGACAGCGCCATAAGAAGAAGCACCCGAAGCTTCCACCGCTACTCGTGGAATATTTATTAAAGTCTCTGCACTAGAAGTTGCTTGTGCCTCTTGCAAGGGATTAGAGGAGGTATTCATCAAGGAGTTCTCACCATTATCACTACCCTACACAGCTAAATTAGGTATGGCTTTTAGTATCTCCGCACAAACTTGGTAGCTCTAGCTCTTAATTTCAGGATATGTAGCCATTGGGATCTAATTAATGTCCTCTATGCTAGCTAGTGCAAATGTATATGCGGTCCAAATAAGCTGCGTGGTTTTCAAAAAGTTACTCGTTAAACCATTTATATACACTCTATTATTGATTTTAGAATTTAGCACGTACATTTttgtcattatatatatatatatatatatatatatatatatatatatattatttgatctaaaaaaacatgaaaggCTACATAGTACAAATTAATAAGTTTTTCACGTGTTATCATgtgaagaaataaaattaatcttgttaaaaaagaaatagaagttTTTTACATGATAAACTTCATTTTGGAATGTATATGAAAGAAGACATCGGGTATTAATCTAtcataattaagaattaagatcTTCGACTTCAAAAgagacaaaatatcattatgtagGAAAAAATGGGTTCAAATGATGTAGTCCATGTAGAGTTTGTAGGTcatggatcttcttcatcacggaatcatttgcttcttgaagatcaataacaacataatgaagaaggaaaaaagataaTTGGAGactccacttcaaggagaatatgagtcaagaacaaactCACCACCATAAGAACTTATGGATAAAAGCTTGAAAGTATGAGGAGATGAGTAAAGAGAGAAGGAGGGAAGGGGCACGAAATTTATGTCTCAAAtgaagtctgaactttgaagtgtaatttttcaaatgatcaaagttaaaaaaatgtacacacaaggtctctatttatagcctaagtatcACACAacattggaggaaaatttgaatttctatccaaatttcacttgaatttaaatttgaattgatgGAACTAAATTTAgagtcaaaatttcactaattatgatttatgagttttagttatggttcagcccactaatccaatatcaaGTACACATAAtgaatttccaaaaaaaaaaattaatagcatgacaaataatcatattttagaATCATATAACAGTGTGTCGGCCTgtcaaactaataaaaaatgtgaCTAACAAAGGCTCAAATAATCATTACTCTCACCAATCAAGatctaattaattgataattagtttttttaaccaatcgataattagttaataatactatttatttttcaaaattatccttAAGATTACAAAATCATAatcttgttatttaaaaaaaaaatagttttattcttTAAACTTTCTCATCGGTAATActgttatatctttatttttattaattatgtatGTGAAGAGGTAAAATATATAAGGTCCccaaaatattttctatattagaCACATGCAGTTAGATTCTCAAAGAACTTAAAATACtactatttattaaattagagaaatgactcataattaaaagaattttgtaagtaaataataaataatggaaGAGACATTTATATTGATTCCTACAAAAAGACAAGCAAAATCTCTAATTTGgttttataataagaattaaaaagagtAGATAATTATCTTCACATGTTAatatagaaatttaattttaattttctattcatacatatatattattaggaaaaacaaaacacaataataatttttacgttttaaaaataactaatctTCTAATGCATGTGtgcaaaaaaccaaaaatgaaaaaggagcGAATGATAGTAGTTTTTCAAGCAGGGTGTTGGAAAAATAAGAGCACTACAAGATTTTCTACTGAGGTCTGCGCGATTCCATATATATTCTTGGTCTTGCCCCAACTGCTACTCAAACCATCATAACTAAGGTTGACTGTGTTCTGCAAAAGGATCTTCTCCTTTACTTTGGTGACTATGCTTTCAAAAAGTCTAATTATTTCATCAACTAAAGATTCAAAATATGCACATCCCAATCCCCAACTTCCACCTGCATTGCATTTGAACACGATTGAAAAACACAAAAGCACTCACTAATCaggtgaaaaaaaattgcactTGATTGAAAGTATGGTATTAGGAGGATTCTAACAAGAGGGGAAACTTCACAGAAATTACCAAATTtggtgaaagtgaaaaaaaaaatgtatgtaggtgaaagttgaaaatatataattattttaggacTTTTGGTATTACCAACAACAAAGTTTAGTATAATTGAATTGTTTAAATATGCTGTTAAGGTTTAATTCATATGTATGTGAAAAAGACTTTGCTAGAAAGGGATAAAGTCTATTTTAGTAATCTTTAtgattcgaaaaaaaaaattattattgatcgAAACTTTAGTAatctttatcttaaaaataattaatcttcaaCTATGGATTGAGAAAtatcattagtaaaaaaatggtaatatattattaattatctaGATTTGGCTATTTTGTAAATGTTAAGCTTGCAAATATCTACATTTAACATGATCCACACATAACTTatgttatagaaaaaaaaaatgaacataaaagAGATTCACCAGTGAAATTTTTTACTTacatcttttaaaaagtttcacTATGAAAACAATTTAGCTTTTAACTCCTCTAAAGGTTAATTACACtccaaaagataaaatataacataCTAGCTACCATATCTCCAAAGTTCGGCCTATCTATGACATATggtcctaaaaaaaattatattcttcctagtttttttttctttctatcattctctttattaactttttttttagtaatgaggaaaaaaaatccgGCAACAAAAACTTACATTTTATCATTCTCTTTATTAACTTACTACTTGGGATTTATTtctcaattttagtttttttttattatgttgtaagtataaagtatttattaattttattgataaataagatttattaaGGTATCTAATTGACTACTTTTAATAGAatatcctttcttaattatattttatttatttatttataagtcaAATATAagactttatataaaaaaaatttgttctatccacatttttagtttatttgtgttttctttaatttaggCCTTTATCCccctaaaaaaacataaaatataacaGTAATTGGTAATTATATAACAAtaagatatataattattattattataattatagttatattttattctttaaaataaactatttattttagaagaattaaatcatTACTGAAAACAAGGTTAAAATATAcagtataatttaaaaaatttgcatTCAAGTCCCTCCAATGAAGCTTATTTTACATCAATCCTTTCAAGTTTCAATGTAGCTTTAGATGGGTTCACCTTCTGTCATAAAACCCAGCCTGGAGAAGAAGTATGTTTATTGAAGTAATACTAGTGGATGAAACTTGAAAGCTGCAAGATGTAACTTGGATAGAAAACGGAAAATGGTAACTGGAAACGATTCTTATAAGTTATGATTAGCCAGCCAAGCAACAAAAACTAGATTAtgatataacaaattaattaaaagctaTAACTTGTACTTGCTTTGATGTTATTTGACATGAGATATCCTTGGCCttgctaattaatttaattataggtTGTCTTCTATTGCCTTAATTGGTGCTGGGAATAACTAGCGATGGCACATGTTACAACAATCGTTCTAGTTTCCACGTTTGTTCAAATAGATCCCTTCAAATTCAAACTATTAATGCAGTTTGATTTTAGCACAAATGGTCAAAGAGTGCATCATTCTTCTAAAGCAACAAAGGCAGAAACAGGGAAGcttgt
It includes:
- the LOC100801352 gene encoding cell division cycle 5-like protein isoform X2 → MRIMIKGGVWKNTEDEILKAAVMKYGKNQWARISSLLVRKSAKQCKARWYEWLDPSIKKTEWTREEDEKLLHLAKLMPTQWRTIAPIVGRTPSQCLERYEKLLDAACVKDENYEPGDDPRKLRPGEIDPNPESKPARPDPVDMDEDEKEMLSEARARLANTKGKKAKRKAREKQLEEARRLASLQKKRELKAAGIDIRQRKRKRKGIDYNAEIPFEKRPPPGFFDVTDEDRPVEQPQFPTTIEELEGKRRVDVEAQLRKQDIAKNKIAQRQDAPSAILHANKLNDPETVRKRSKLMLPPPQISDQELDEIAKLGYASDLAGSQELAEGSGATRALLADYAQTPGQGMTPLRTPQRTPAGKGDAIMMEAENLARLRESQTPLLGGENPELHPSDFNGVTPKKKEIQTPNPMLTPSATPGGAGLTPRIGMTPTRDGFSFSMTPKGTPLRDALHINEDMNMHDSTKLELQRQADMRRSLRSGLGSLPQPKNEYQIVMQPVPEDAEEPEEKIEEDMSDRIAREKAEEEARQQALLRKRSKVLQRELPRPPTASLELIRNSLMRTDVDKSSFVPPTSIEQADEMIRRELLSLLEHDNAKYPLDEKVIKEKKKGAKRAVNGSAVPVIEDFEEDEMKEADKLIKEEALYLCAAMGHEDEPLDEFIEAHRTCLNDLMYFPTRNAYGLSSVAGNMEKLTALQNEFENVRSKLDDDKEKTVRLEKKVMVLTQGYEVSKEVLLQGLVGADGLYQFPNLLQSSRQQLKSRFTVNTISSDVSEPVFRASSSNSVPNSVKSY